The Bacillus sp. 2205SS5-2 genomic interval TTTGATTTAGAGCTGGAATCCCGTCTGGGTATTCATCGCAATACGTAAACCCAGCAAGGGAAGCGGTGTAATTCGTGGACTGTGACCAATTCAGTTGGAACTGCGGGAAGGTTAGGACTTCATTTGGTTTTATTTGTTTGACTTGAACGGGTTTTAGCCAATATTCATCTCGGTTTTGCTGGTCGTTTACTCGCTCCCATAATTGCCTATTGTCCATTTGAAGAGAGGAATGAGGTTGAGTGAACTTACCTGACAATCGAAACGGTGAATCTTTTGAAAGTTTTAAACAAATATGAGGATTGGTGAGGGGATGGTCGCCTAAGTTTTTAATATAATAAGAACCGAACAGCAGAAATTCGACTTCGTCTCGGTGGAGGACATTTTCAGAGTATGTAAAATAGCTAATTATTTGCTCAGATTGTTGTTCTTTCTTTTTCAGCAACTGTTCTGTTAAGATCGCGATCATTTCATCTTGTTCTTGATTGAGTAACCGAATTTTTTGTGAAAGTTGTTCCCACTTATTGTCCATTCCGTCACACTCCTTAACAAAATTAAGAGAGGGGTTCACTCCTCTTTTTAACTTTACGTATTAAGACGGTCAGTTAGAACTGTCGACCATGGGGTCGACCATGGGGACGGTTCCCCCGGCTCTATCAGAACTTCATTCACATTAGTTAAGCCTGTTTTCGCAAGGATTGTGGCTATTATTAGCAAATGCTCACTTTCCTTGACATCACTATACTACTGGTCATCTTTTCATATAATTTTTTATTAAAACAACAATTAATACGAAATGAGCCTTAGTTAAAATATACACAAAAAGAAAACACACTTAGAAACTCTATTCTGAAGTGTGTTTCCTTATGAATAAATGAACGTCATCTCAACCCACTAAGGGCTTTTTCATATATACTCTCATTTCATCACGCTCAGTCTCTTCCCAACCTAACCGTTGATAGTAGAGAACATTTTCACTCAATTTTTCGTGGGTAGCTAACTTCATTTCTTTGTAACCTCTTTTGATTGCTTCATTTTCAGCAAAAGTCATTAGCCTTTCTCCTAGTCCTTTCCCTTGAAAATCAGGTCGAATGGCGATATTAGCTAATTTGGCATAAGCATCCTCAAACTGTAAGATTAACCCACCGACAATTTGCTCCTCGTATTCAACAACCCAGACAGGATACATCTCGATTTCGGTTACATAATCAATATCCATCGGCGGCAACCGCTGACCTTCAAGTCTACTTACATATATTGCATAGGCTTCTTCCATACAAGTTTTTAGATTTTTCGCATCTTTGGTGACCGCTTTTCGAATATTCCAGTCATAATTGTTCATCCTTTAAGCCCTCCTCTACTTTTTTAGAATGTCCCATCCTATTTTTTACCCGTCAAATGAACGCTTTGGGAAGCTAATCTCTTTGTAAAAATGGCTAGATTTACGCTCAAACAGACACACTTAAAGCGGATAATTTGATTTTTTTAAAATAAACATAGAATGCTACCGAGATAATCAATTCAGGAACTAAAAATCCCATCATGATACCAGACAATTTCAACCATCCAATCATTGTATAGCTAAATATTGGGATTAAAATAAGTGTTCTGATAATCGCAATCACCAACGACTCCATCGGTCGGTTGATAGAAGTAAAGAATATCGATGATTGAATCCCAATATTCGAACAAACGACGGCGAAACCAACGCCCAAGTAAAGCATGAATGCGATGTTCACGAACTGAGCGTCCTCTAAGAAATAAGGTAATCCTAGCCAAACGAATGGAATGAGGGCAAGATAAAAACCAAAAGCATAGATGGCACTTCTTTTGACGGAAAAAACAAGCAATTGCTTCAATTCAGTGTATCTCTCTTCCCCCATCATTTTAGAGGCAACTGGTAGGAGCCCGTATTGTGATCCGAGATAGATTTTTGAAATAAAAAGAGTAAAGACGGCAGAAGCCGCATAAGCTTCCAAGTATTGCCCCGATAAATGATTTATAATCGCCTGATTCACGACAAACAACATAATCGCTTCAATAAAAACACCGAAAAAGTCACTGCTTCCATTATATAAAGTCCGTTGAAGGGCATAAATGTTCTTCTTCGGTTTTCGTAGTTTAATGATGTCTGAGCGCCAAATAAAATAATAAAGATTGGCTAATAAATGGAAGCTATGACTGATTAACGTGGCGATCGCTAAGCCAAATACACCATAATCCAGGATGACGACCCAAACTACATTTAAGATAAAATTCATAAACATGGTAATCATATTGACCCGAAAATTATATTTCGGATTTCCATCATTCATGACCAATCCATCTAACACGATGGAAACCATTTGCGGGAAAAATGCGATCGATACAAAACGTAAATAAGTAGTTGCAATTTGATGGTATTCCCCAGTCGCTCCTAAAAAGCTAGCCACTTTGCTTGCATTCACAGCTGTGACTCCCGATAATATTAGTGCAATCCCCGTAAAGATCAGAACAATAAAACTGGCGGATTGATTCGCCTTCTTAATCTCCTTTTTCCCAATTAATAGGCCGATATACGAGCTTAATCCCGATGCAAACATAAACGCAAATGCAAAAACAAAAAAGAGCATCGGGGTAATTAATGTCAGTGCAGCTAAAACGCCCGAACTAATAAACATGGCCGCAATCACATGATCGGCACTCCCTGCTAGTGCCATGACAAGTTTCGTCGTGATGACACGATGCGAGAACTCTCGATAAACTTCTAAAAATTGTTGTTTATTCATTTTTTCACCTCAGTCCAAACGATAAAGTATGGACCAAGTCAACAGTCAATAAAAAGTTTTAGAATAATATTATTTTGCGAAAGTAGGTTGGAACGAATGCGATATAAGATGGGCCAAATCAGTCAGTTTATGGGAATTAGTAAAGACACCATTAGACATTGGCAAAAGAAAGGGCTAATCGAAATTGAAAGGGACGATAGTGACTATCACATCTTTACTGATGAGGACTTTTACAATGTGTTCAAAATCCGTTTTTATCGAGATATAGGACTGAGTCTTCAATCGATTGAAACCCTCCTGAACGAAACCAATTCACAGCAAAAAAAATCCATGCTAGAAGATCAAGTATCACTAATGGACAAGCAAATTGACTTGCTGACCTTTCAACGAAATGTATTATCCAAAGCCATTGACACACCTGTGATTACCATTCATCAGCCAAAACTTGTATCAAGAAAACTTAAATTAAAAAAAGTAGCTCTTGCCTTTAAATCAACATTCTCCGTCAGCGATATGCTACAAGAAAAACAACTGTTCCTTACAAGTATGAACAACCAGCAGGATAATCATGATTTATACGTTGAAGTAACCGAAAAAGAAGATTTCATTTTCGAGCATGAATCGTTTATTCAGTGCTTCTTTAAAAGAGAAGAATTAAGTGATACCCATACATCATTCCCTGAAATTCATGAATTTGCTCAAAAACAGGAACTCACCCTCAGCGGAGAAATCATCGAAATTCACGATCTTACACAACTTTTTTTCAATGAAGAAGATCAATATGTTGAACTATTATTTGCGTTGGGGGACCATGGGGGGGGACCATGGGGACGGTTCTTCCGGTATGTTTGGTGAGAAATACTATTAAAGGCTAGTTTAAAGGGAGGAGGAAAAAGAGACAATGCCCCCTTTTCATCTTTAACCCCATCAAAAATTCTCCTCCCTTCTTCACAACTTGAGCTAGATTTCTACTCATGGACATTGCATAGCATAATGATTCTTGCGTAATTGTATCTTCTCTTTTTCATCTGCAATCGTATTGGTTAAGCGGAAGGTTTTGCTTTGGGGACGATTGCTTAACATGTTATAGAGGGTTATTATTGTCGATCTTTCTAACGGTGCTTATTTTCACTGAATTACGAAACTATTAGCATCAATTTTTATAGAGCCACGACAAATTCAGATTTGTGGTGGCTTTTTCAATGAGTTACCACAAGAGCTGCCTATCGCCAAATCTCTTCATTCTCAAAAAGAGCCAGAGGGTCCGTCCCTCTGGCTCTTCCCTATTCTATTTGTACCTTAACCGACCTCGTCGCCATAAACGTTTTAATATGCTTATCGATGATTCTAGTGCCCCCAAAATCATCTTCATAAAACCCTGTTAAAACAAAACCAGCATTTAGTTGTCCTTGGATTTGATTTTCCAACGTGTGGGCATATTCGATCGTTTGACATGATTGAATATAATGCTGAACGTCTTCCTTTGGCAAATAATCTAGTGTAGAAGAAGGAATCGAATGTTTCACATCAAGTATCCCTTTTCTTTCTTGGTTGTCATCAAAAATCCATAATAAAGGATTCGTAAACCCAGTAATAAGAATTCCTTTATTCTTCAACACTCTTGCAGCTTCTTCCCAAACGGGATGAACGTCTTTTACAAACAAATTCGATACTGGATTGACGATGATATCGAAATAGCCATCCGAAAAATCGCTAAGGTCAGTCATATCTCTTTGAATCGTTGTCAACGTCAGTCCATCCCGCTTCGCAACTCTTTCATCTTGTTCTAACTGTTTTTTTGAAATATCTGATACGGTTACATTTGCTCCTGCAGCTGCAAGGACTGGAGCTTGCTGTCCTCCACCAGAAGCTAAACACAATATTTTCAAACCTTTTATTGATTCTGGAAACCAAGTTCTTGGTACAGTTTTTTCAGTCGTGACAATGATCTCCCACTCACCATTCCTACTTTTTTCAATGACTTCACTACTGACAGGTTTTGTGTATCTAGAACCTTCTTCCACTTTCTTGTCCCAAGCATCGCTGTTTTGCTGTGTTGTATCCATTATTCATTCCTCCAACCTCAAATTATGTATTGTGGGTGTCCATGGGTACGGTTCTCCCGGTATGTTTTATTGACATCGCCTACCATAATTATTCATCTTTAATTCCATTTTCTCTTATAATAGTTGCTATCTTGCTGACTAAGCGGATGGGTTTGCATTGGAGACGATTGCTTCATTTTTAAATGGTAAATTCGTCAATCATTCTAATGGCATTTGCTTTCACTGAAATACGAATCTATTTGAACCAATTATAAAAGAGCCACCACAAATTTAGCTTTTGTGGTACTTATTCATCGAGCTGGCAGGGACAAGTTACCTATCATGAAAAGAGCCAGAGGAACGGTACACCGATATTCTTGAATACCTTTTCAAATGGGAAACGAATCCATGATATCTATTCCTTTCTCACATTCGCCGTTTCTGTAGATACATAGCTTCTTACTCCTATTCAGGTAAAAGTTTTTCAAATATTATTTCATACTCTCTAGGCTTTCCATGACTATTATAATTTAAAGGCTAAACTTGTACTAACTTCCAGCCTTTTGATGCATACTCACCAAAGACTCCCCTGTGCTCCGGGGATGTAAATAAACCACCCAAGGAAGTCTTTACATACTTATATTCATACATTTTTACTCCGGGATCTGGATGAGCAAAAGTATCAATTACTTATTAAAACTACTACCAAAGCAATTGAGGTATCAAAACAACATGGTCGTGAAGATATAACAAAGAAAAATGAAAGAAATTTACAACGTGATAAAGATGTTTTAAGTACCATTCAAGAGGGTAATATTATCTTTGGCAGATAAAGAGAAAGATAGGTGTAAAAAATGTCTGAATATGACCGTTCAGCTCACTTAAAAACTATCCATGCTCAACGGAAAGCAAACACTTATCAGAAAGTAGATGAAGCTATTAAAAGGCTGATACGAACAAATGAAAGAATAAATTTTAACAGCGTATCAAGTGAATCAGGTGTGACAAAAGCAACGCTAAACAATAATGCAGATATACGTAAATGGATTGAAGTATTAAGGTAACAACAATCACAAGCACCTAATCAAGTCAAGCGAGTAATGAATGAGAGCAACAAGGATGCACTTATTGAATCACTAAAACGGAAGATTAAGAGATTAGAAGATGACAACAAGCAACTTAAGGACCAATTGAAAGTAGTTTACGCAGAGGTATATAAAAAGTTTTAGTATCAATTAGCAAATGTTGGTTTGTAATAATGTTTGATCAAATTGATACTGACAAACCTGATAAATGAACAAAAAGAGAAAGCTTGTTTTGCAAAAAGATTGATCAAAATACGCTTCTAACTAAGTTAAATTGAATCATTTTCCATAAAAAATTTGATTATTTCAGTGATCCTTATACCATTATAACGCACCCGATAATGGAACAAAGATTCTAGGTTACTTTCCTAAGTATTTCTACTAATCCATTAGGGTATAGAATCTTTTCTCCAGAACAAAGCATTTTAATTGGAACCCATTTAGCGTAAGATTTTCTAATTCCTTCTTTTACAGAAAGGTAAAAATTTTGATATAAGTTCTTATCTATAAATTCAACTAAGCAAATCTGAAATAATTCATGCCCAATTTCATCATTTATCTTAAAAATGTTTTCAAGACAAGTTAAATATCTCTTAATATTTATTCCAGCACCTAATTCTTCTTTATATTCTCTTAATATTGTCTCTTCAGAACTCTCGCCATACTCAGTAGTGCCACCAATTGGACGATACTAGTACCCAGCTCCCCTTGAATGAATGTCCTCATACTCCTCTAAAAGTAATTTATCTTCAAAAATAATTAAGCCTAAAGCTTTTGCACATGGATACATATAGCACTCCTTATACAGACCAACTAGATTATTAATTTCGGGATAGTAATGCAACACCCCAACAGTTAGATATTAAACAAAAGAAGCGTTAATCCTCCTTAGATCAACGCCCCCTATTCTGGAAGACCTAATATGAAGATTATTCTCAATATCTTCGAATAAAAACATCAGGATATTCAATGATTAATCCATCCTGATCCACTGTAACAACAGTTTCAAAATCTCTACACTTGTATTGAAATTTTCTAATTCCGTTATCCGAACTTCCTATAAATTTGTATTGTTGTTGTAGCTTCATAAACTCCAGAGTTGGAACATCAATATATAGCATATTAAAGTTTCTTTCTTGTCCTAGCTCCCATTTGAATCGATTAATTGGAAGCGTATTTGAAAATGGGGTAACAGAAATGTCAATATCAATCACTCCACCCATTTCTAATAACTCACTATTTTCTAAAAACCATTTCCCTTTACAATTTGAATCCAATTGAAGTTTTTCATTAAGTTCAAGATTAATTATTTCAACTCTTTTAGTATGCCAATTAATGTCCATAATAACCTCATATGAAAATTTATACGCATCTCTTTTGTATGTAAAAAGTACTAATCCTTCTGCTATTATATTTGTATCATTTTCGCTAATTCTTAAGTATTCAGATCCCGACTGTTCTTTGTGTTCCCAGAAAACTTTCTTAAACATTAACTCACTCCTAAACTTATGCCCTCCGATTGTGGAAGACTTCAAATCAAGATACTTAGACTTTTCCCCATATTCTTTCAACATTCACCAAGTCCTGTTTATTGAATTCCATTCTATAAATATCAGGTTTGGATGTACTGTGTAAAAAATTCAAGTCATAGGTGCTATCAAAATATCTCATCATCAAGGTCATAACAGCCCCGTGAGTTCCTATCACTATTTCCTTATCTCTATAAGTGGCTAATAGTTCTTTTAAAACTTTTATAGCTCTTTTTTGACAATCAGCATTTGATTCCCCTCCTTCAAAAGAGTAATTTGAATCAAGAAAGGACTCTTCCAAAAGTGGATGTAGTTCCTTATCAGCTAATCTTCTGTCTTTAGATGAAAAATTCCTCTCTCTTAAATCCTCAAAAACTAAAACTTCCTGCCCTATCTGTTGAGCTAACTCTTTAACAGTTGATATTGAACGTATGTACGGACTTGAAACAACTACATCAATTCTATTATCTTTCTTCAAAATGTCAGTTACTCGTTGAGCATCCATAT includes:
- a CDS encoding NUDIX domain-containing protein — translated: MGGTTEYGESSEETILREYKEELGAGINIKRYLTCLENIFKINDEIGHELFQICLVEFIDKNLYQNFYLSVKEGIRKSYAKWVPIKMLCSGEKILYPNGLVEILRKVT
- a CDS encoding MerR family transcriptional regulator; this encodes MRYKMGQISQFMGISKDTIRHWQKKGLIEIERDDSDYHIFTDEDFYNVFKIRFYRDIGLSLQSIETLLNETNSQQKKSMLEDQVSLMDKQIDLLTFQRNVLSKAIDTPVITIHQPKLVSRKLKLKKVALAFKSTFSVSDMLQEKQLFLTSMNNQQDNHDLYVEVTEKEDFIFEHESFIQCFFKREELSDTHTSFPEIHEFAQKQELTLSGEIIEIHDLTQLFFNEEDQYVELLFALGDHGGGPWGRFFRYVW
- a CDS encoding histidine phosphatase family protein, with the translated sequence MSTVVYMVRHGESPKEGNERTRRLTEKGYMDAQRVTDILKKDNRIDVVVSSPYIRSISTVKELAQQIGQEVLVFEDLRERNFSSKDRRLADKELHPLLEESFLDSNYSFEGGESNADCQKRAIKVLKELLATYRDKEIVIGTHGAVMTLMMRYFDSTYDLNFLHSTSKPDIYRMEFNKQDLVNVERIWGKV
- a CDS encoding class I SAM-dependent methyltransferase, yielding MDTTQQNSDAWDKKVEEGSRYTKPVSSEVIEKSRNGEWEIIVTTEKTVPRTWFPESIKGLKILCLASGGGQQAPVLAAAGANVTVSDISKKQLEQDERVAKRDGLTLTTIQRDMTDLSDFSDGYFDIIVNPVSNLFVKDVHPVWEEAARVLKNKGILITGFTNPLLWIFDDNQERKGILDVKHSIPSSTLDYLPKEDVQHYIQSCQTIEYAHTLENQIQGQLNAGFVLTGFYEDDFGGTRIIDKHIKTFMATRSVKVQIE
- a CDS encoding MATE family efflux transporter, which translates into the protein MNKQQFLEVYREFSHRVITTKLVMALAGSADHVIAAMFISSGVLAALTLITPMLFFVFAFAFMFASGLSSYIGLLIGKKEIKKANQSASFIVLIFTGIALILSGVTAVNASKVASFLGATGEYHQIATTYLRFVSIAFFPQMVSIVLDGLVMNDGNPKYNFRVNMITMFMNFILNVVWVVILDYGVFGLAIATLISHSFHLLANLYYFIWRSDIIKLRKPKKNIYALQRTLYNGSSDFFGVFIEAIMLFVVNQAIINHLSGQYLEAYAASAVFTLFISKIYLGSQYGLLPVASKMMGEERYTELKQLLVFSVKRSAIYAFGFYLALIPFVWLGLPYFLEDAQFVNIAFMLYLGVGFAVVCSNIGIQSSIFFTSINRPMESLVIAIIRTLILIPIFSYTMIGWLKLSGIMMGFLVPELIISVAFYVYFKKIKLSALSVSV
- a CDS encoding DUF4177 domain-containing protein, whose product is MYEYKYVKTSLGGLFTSPEHRGVFGEYASKGWKLVQV
- a CDS encoding GNAT family N-acetyltransferase, which codes for MNNYDWNIRKAVTKDAKNLKTCMEEAYAIYVSRLEGQRLPPMDIDYVTEIEMYPVWVVEYEEQIVGGLILQFEDAYAKLANIAIRPDFQGKGLGERLMTFAENEAIKRGYKEMKLATHEKLSENVLYYQRLGWEETERDEMRVYMKKPLVG
- a CDS encoding putative glycolipid-binding domain-containing protein; protein product: MFKKVFWEHKEQSGSEYLRISENDTNIIAEGLVLFTYKRDAYKFSYEVIMDINWHTKRVEIINLELNEKLQLDSNCKGKWFLENSELLEMGGVIDIDISVTPFSNTLPINRFKWELGQERNFNMLYIDVPTLEFMKLQQQYKFIGSSDNGIRKFQYKCRDFETVVTVDQDGLIIEYPDVFIRRY